In one Nocardioides luteus genomic region, the following are encoded:
- a CDS encoding IspD/TarI family cytidylyltransferase, whose amino-acid sequence MPAALVLLAAGSGTRVGAATNKVLLPLDGSDDPASSALGLSLRTALEVPDVHRLVLVVRSGDEEAVAAVAQPLLGEREVAMVTGGATRHASEQAALGVLRADIEAGRVDVVAIHDTARPLAAPELYAAVIGVAREHGGAIPAAPLTHLSARDLQPVGGALVGVQTPQAFRAADLLAAYAQAAADGFDGTDTGATLERYASDVRIVAVPSSPLNLKVTFADDLQAAAALLG is encoded by the coding sequence GTGCCCGCCGCTCTCGTACTCCTGGCCGCCGGATCCGGCACCCGCGTCGGAGCCGCCACCAACAAGGTGCTGCTCCCGCTCGACGGGTCCGACGATCCGGCCTCCTCAGCCCTCGGTCTCTCGCTCCGTACCGCCCTCGAGGTGCCCGACGTGCACCGCCTGGTCCTGGTCGTACGCAGCGGCGACGAGGAGGCGGTCGCCGCTGTCGCGCAACCCCTGCTGGGCGAGCGCGAGGTCGCGATGGTCACCGGCGGCGCCACCCGCCACGCCTCCGAGCAGGCCGCGCTCGGCGTGCTCCGTGCCGACATCGAGGCCGGCCGGGTCGACGTGGTCGCGATCCACGACACCGCCCGGCCACTGGCGGCGCCCGAGCTCTACGCCGCGGTCATCGGTGTCGCCCGCGAGCACGGGGGCGCCATCCCCGCCGCCCCGCTCACCCATCTCTCGGCGCGCGATCTCCAGCCGGTGGGTGGTGCTCTCGTCGGCGTACAGACACCGCAGGCGTTCCGGGCGGCCGACCTCCTGGCCGCCTATGCCCAGGCCGCGGCCGACGGCTTCGACGGCACCGACACCGGTGCGACGCTGGAGCGCTACGCCTCCGACGTACGCATCGTCGCCGTGCCCAGCTCGCCACTGAACCTCAAGGTGACCTTCGCCGACGACCTCCAGGCGGCCGCGGCGCTGCTCGGCTGA
- the nirD gene encoding nitrite reductase small subunit NirD has product MSAHAQRDDHAEWQSVCPVEALEVKRGATALVHGQAIAIFRMPDDAVYALGNHDPFAKASVIAKGIVGVRDGVPFVASPAHRHGFDLRTGQCLEDPHVSIPAYEVRVVDGLIHVGHRKVA; this is encoded by the coding sequence ATGAGTGCTCACGCGCAGCGGGACGACCACGCAGAGTGGCAGTCCGTCTGTCCCGTCGAAGCGCTCGAGGTGAAGCGCGGCGCCACGGCACTGGTCCACGGGCAGGCCATCGCCATCTTCCGGATGCCCGACGACGCCGTCTATGCGCTGGGCAACCACGACCCGTTCGCCAAGGCATCGGTGATCGCCAAGGGCATCGTCGGGGTCCGCGACGGCGTGCCGTTCGTGGCCTCGCCCGCCCACCGGCACGGGTTCGACCTGCGTACCGGGCAGTGCCTGGAGGACCCGCACGTGTCCATCCCGGCCTACGAGGTCCGGGTCGTCGACGGGCTCATCCACGTCGGGCACCGGAAGGTCGCCTGA
- the ispF gene encoding 2-C-methyl-D-erythritol 2,4-cyclodiphosphate synthase encodes MQLPLVGIGTDVHSLADGVPMHVAGLAFPDEKQGLAGHSDGDVAAHACCDALFSAAGLGDLGSNFGTSEPEWAGAAGVVLLAEAARRVREAGFEIGNVAVQVIGNRPKIGPRRDEANQALSAAAGAPVTVTATTSDGLGLTGRGEGVAAIATALIVRRDR; translated from the coding sequence GTGCAGCTTCCTCTGGTCGGCATCGGGACCGACGTACACAGCCTTGCCGACGGTGTCCCGATGCACGTGGCCGGCCTCGCCTTCCCCGACGAGAAGCAGGGTCTGGCCGGGCACTCCGACGGCGACGTGGCCGCCCACGCCTGCTGCGACGCGCTCTTCTCCGCGGCGGGTCTCGGTGACCTGGGGTCGAACTTCGGCACCTCCGAGCCCGAGTGGGCCGGCGCCGCCGGCGTCGTCCTGCTGGCGGAGGCCGCGCGCCGGGTCCGGGAGGCCGGTTTCGAGATCGGCAACGTCGCGGTCCAGGTGATCGGCAACCGGCCCAAGATCGGTCCGCGGCGCGACGAGGCCAACCAGGCGCTCTCCGCGGCGGCCGGCGCGCCGGTCACGGTGACGGCGACGACCTCCGACGGCCTCGGGCTCACCGGCCGAGGCGAAGGTGTCGCTGCCATCGCAACCGCGCTCATCGTGCGTCGCGATAGGTAG
- the cysS gene encoding cysteine--tRNA ligase, whose translation MALRLYDSATREVRDFTPLQPGKASLYVCGLTVQSEPHVGHVRSGVNFDVLQRWLRASGYETTFIRNVTDIDDKILAKSADQGRPWYNLAYDMHRELDAAYASLNVARPTYEPLATGHIPEIIALIEELIAKGHAYAAEDGSADVYFDVRSWPAYGELSGQKVDDMEAAADADPRGKRDPRDFALWKGRKVSEPETASWPSPWGLGRPGWHIECSAMAGKYLGPAFDFHGGGLDLRFPHHENEQAQSRAAGRPFASYWLHNAWITTSGEKMSKSLGNSLVIPEVLKKVRGIELRYYLVAAHYRSHVEFSFEALDEAAAGFQRIEGFLDRAASVIGEIPADGVPSTDFVAAMDDDLGTPAAVAALHEVVREGNKLLADGDSPALRGVATSVRAMLDILGLDPADPSWGPESGADEKLTGALDVLVRGVLDERAEARAAKDWARADAMRDRLKDAGIEIEDTPEGPKWSVN comes from the coding sequence ATGGCACTCAGGCTCTACGACTCGGCGACCCGTGAAGTACGTGACTTCACCCCCTTGCAGCCCGGCAAGGCGTCGCTCTATGTCTGTGGCCTGACCGTGCAGAGCGAGCCGCATGTCGGGCACGTCCGCAGCGGGGTGAACTTCGACGTGCTGCAGCGCTGGCTGCGGGCGTCGGGGTACGAGACCACCTTCATCCGCAACGTGACCGACATCGACGACAAGATCCTGGCGAAGTCCGCCGACCAGGGGCGCCCCTGGTACAACCTCGCCTACGACATGCACCGCGAGCTCGACGCCGCCTACGCCTCGCTCAACGTCGCCCGGCCGACCTACGAGCCGCTGGCCACCGGTCACATCCCCGAGATCATCGCGCTCATCGAGGAGCTGATCGCGAAGGGTCACGCCTACGCCGCCGAGGATGGTTCGGCCGACGTCTACTTCGACGTGCGCTCCTGGCCCGCCTACGGTGAGCTGTCGGGGCAGAAGGTCGACGACATGGAGGCCGCCGCCGACGCCGACCCGCGCGGCAAGCGCGACCCGCGTGACTTCGCGCTGTGGAAGGGCCGGAAGGTCTCCGAGCCGGAGACCGCCTCGTGGCCCTCGCCCTGGGGGCTGGGACGTCCCGGCTGGCACATCGAGTGCTCGGCGATGGCCGGGAAATACCTCGGTCCCGCCTTCGACTTCCACGGCGGAGGCCTCGACCTGCGCTTCCCGCACCACGAGAACGAGCAGGCCCAGTCGCGCGCTGCCGGCCGGCCGTTCGCGAGCTACTGGCTGCACAACGCCTGGATCACCACCTCCGGCGAGAAGATGTCGAAGTCGCTGGGCAACTCGCTGGTCATCCCCGAGGTCCTGAAGAAGGTACGCGGCATCGAGCTGCGCTACTACCTGGTCGCGGCCCACTACCGGTCGCACGTCGAGTTCTCCTTCGAGGCGCTCGACGAGGCGGCTGCCGGGTTCCAGCGGATCGAGGGCTTCCTCGACCGGGCGGCTTCGGTGATCGGTGAGATCCCGGCCGACGGCGTCCCGTCCACCGACTTCGTCGCCGCGATGGACGACGACCTCGGCACTCCCGCCGCCGTCGCCGCCCTGCACGAGGTCGTCCGGGAGGGCAACAAGCTGCTCGCCGACGGCGACAGCCCGGCGCTGCGCGGGGTCGCCACGAGCGTCCGCGCGATGCTGGACATCCTCGGTCTGGACCCCGCCGACCCCTCGTGGGGTCCGGAGAGCGGTGCCGACGAGAAGCTGACCGGTGCGCTGGACGTACTCGTCCGCGGGGTCCTGGACGAGCGCGCGGAGGCGCGCGCCGCCAAGGACTGGGCCCGCGCAGATGCCATGCGAGACCGGCTCAAGGACGCCGGGATCGAGATCGAGGACACCCCTGAGGGTCCGAAATGGAGCGTTAACTGA
- the rlmB gene encoding 23S rRNA (guanosine(2251)-2'-O)-methyltransferase RlmB, which produces MAGNSQRRGAIAKGRKKGAQVGSGGNRRRGLEGKGPTPKAKDRPYHKAHKAAQAAEQRAGKGPRKRAAGDAEWIIGRNSVVEALREDVPVNGIYVAEGAERDGRLREAFLLASEKGISLLEVTKVELDRLTGFNGHQGLAARIPAYEYAHADDLIDRAAEIGEKPLIVALDQVTDPRNLGAIVRSAAAFGAHGVVIPERRAAGMTAAAWKTSAGAASRIPVAQTVNLTRQLKAYQDAGCMVVGLDMEGDITLPELGAPDGLADGPLVIVVGAEGGGLSRLVQETCDQIVSIPMANSVESLNAGVAASVVLYAVAEARR; this is translated from the coding sequence ATGGCAGGCAACTCCCAGCGTCGCGGAGCGATCGCGAAGGGACGCAAGAAGGGTGCCCAGGTCGGGTCCGGCGGCAACCGCCGTCGCGGGCTCGAAGGCAAGGGTCCGACGCCGAAGGCGAAGGACCGGCCCTACCACAAGGCCCACAAGGCGGCCCAGGCCGCCGAGCAGCGGGCCGGCAAGGGTCCGCGCAAGCGGGCCGCGGGCGACGCCGAGTGGATCATCGGACGCAACTCCGTGGTCGAGGCACTGCGCGAGGACGTACCGGTCAACGGGATCTACGTCGCCGAGGGCGCCGAGCGTGACGGGCGGCTGCGCGAGGCGTTCCTGCTCGCCTCCGAGAAGGGCATCTCGCTGCTCGAGGTGACCAAGGTCGAGCTCGACCGGCTCACCGGCTTCAACGGCCACCAGGGCCTGGCGGCACGCATCCCCGCCTATGAGTACGCCCACGCCGACGACCTGATCGACCGTGCCGCCGAGATCGGGGAGAAGCCGCTGATCGTGGCCCTCGACCAGGTCACCGACCCGCGCAACCTGGGCGCCATCGTGCGTTCGGCTGCCGCGTTCGGCGCCCACGGCGTGGTGATCCCGGAGCGTCGTGCGGCCGGGATGACCGCCGCCGCCTGGAAGACGAGCGCCGGTGCGGCGTCGCGGATCCCGGTCGCCCAGACGGTCAACCTGACCCGGCAGCTCAAGGCCTACCAGGACGCCGGCTGCATGGTCGTCGGGCTCGACATGGAGGGCGACATCACGCTGCCGGAGCTGGGCGCACCCGACGGTCTCGCCGACGGTCCGCTGGTGATCGTCGTCGGTGCCGAGGGCGGCGGGCTCTCGCGTCTGGTCCAGGAGACCTGCGACCAGATAGTCTCGATCCCGATGGCCAACTCGGTGGAGTCCCTCAATGCCGGCGTCGCTGCGTCGGTCGTGCTCTACGCCGTCGCGGAGGCGCGCCGCTGA
- a CDS encoding metallophosphoesterase, translated as MLWLVLAVALSAWLFLSSERQVVLAGHDSVLRPTLSGKAIIHTGPVLPDVRLDVAGPVGVDVTLGKTELRSMDELFERYAVLGSAPDGQRAVVVEQVESMLTAAVLRGAAVSLAIVAGGVLLWWLPGSERRAELRRRTADAVRTRHGLTTVGVGVVTVAVLAVAVWQPWAESAAPTADSKAEPVAGDWTPLADFLGPGIPVPDELTGVEVRGDAYANQTRRLVASAVDTYNSSHTFYEKVVEKVPDLALREPAEDETVVALVSDRHDNVGMDSVVRAVADEGGATGILDAGDDTSTGSDWETFSLDSLTDASDGLDKWAVTGNHDHGPTVGTYLADKGWTMLDGEVVDGPGGSTLLGVPDPRTSGLGNWIDEKGVTLEEAGEKLADIACDSMDDGKPVATLLVHDPSLGRETLRRGCATLVVGGHRHVHQGPSEVAGENGQVGWTYTNGTTGGAAYAFAMGKIRRTAEVSLITYADGQPVGLQSVELETNGALTAHEYVPLEGADR; from the coding sequence GTGCTGTGGCTCGTGCTCGCCGTGGCGCTGAGCGCGTGGCTGTTCCTGTCCAGCGAGCGCCAGGTGGTCCTGGCCGGGCACGACTCGGTCCTGCGACCGACGCTGTCGGGGAAGGCGATCATCCACACCGGACCGGTGCTTCCCGACGTACGTCTGGACGTGGCCGGTCCGGTCGGTGTCGACGTCACCCTCGGGAAGACCGAGCTGAGGTCGATGGACGAGCTCTTCGAGCGCTACGCGGTGCTCGGCTCAGCGCCGGACGGTCAGCGCGCCGTCGTGGTGGAGCAGGTCGAGTCGATGCTCACCGCCGCCGTGCTCCGCGGCGCCGCGGTCTCCCTGGCGATCGTCGCCGGGGGAGTCCTGCTGTGGTGGCTGCCTGGCTCCGAACGCCGCGCCGAGCTGCGTCGGCGCACGGCGGATGCGGTCCGTACGCGGCACGGTCTCACTACCGTGGGCGTCGGTGTGGTGACGGTGGCGGTGCTCGCCGTCGCGGTCTGGCAGCCGTGGGCCGAGTCCGCGGCGCCCACCGCGGACAGCAAGGCCGAACCGGTCGCCGGTGACTGGACCCCGCTGGCCGACTTCCTCGGCCCGGGGATCCCCGTGCCCGACGAGCTCACCGGGGTGGAGGTGCGCGGCGACGCCTACGCGAACCAGACCCGGAGGCTGGTGGCCAGCGCCGTGGACACCTACAACTCCAGCCACACCTTCTACGAGAAGGTGGTCGAGAAGGTGCCGGACCTGGCTCTGCGAGAGCCGGCCGAGGACGAGACCGTGGTGGCTCTGGTCTCCGACCGCCACGACAACGTCGGCATGGACTCGGTGGTGCGCGCGGTCGCCGACGAGGGTGGCGCGACCGGCATCCTGGACGCGGGCGACGACACCTCGACCGGTTCCGACTGGGAGACCTTCTCCCTCGACTCCCTCACCGACGCCAGCGACGGCCTGGACAAGTGGGCGGTCACCGGCAACCACGACCACGGCCCGACCGTCGGCACCTACCTGGCCGACAAGGGCTGGACGATGCTCGACGGGGAGGTCGTCGACGGCCCCGGTGGCTCCACGCTCCTCGGCGTCCCCGACCCGCGCACCAGCGGCCTCGGCAACTGGATCGACGAGAAGGGCGTCACCCTCGAGGAGGCCGGCGAGAAGCTGGCCGACATCGCCTGCGACTCCATGGACGACGGCAAGCCGGTCGCGACGCTCCTCGTCCACGACCCGTCGCTGGGTCGCGAGACCCTGCGCCGAGGCTGCGCGACCCTCGTCGTCGGAGGCCACCGCCACGTGCACCAGGGTCCGAGCGAGGTGGCCGGCGAGAACGGCCAGGTCGGCTGGACCTACACCAACGGCACCACCGGCGGTGCTGCGTACGCCTTCGCGATGGGGAAGATCCGCCGCACCGCCGAGGTCTCCCTGATCACCTACGCCGACGGGCAGCCCGTCGGTCTCCAGTCGGTCGAGCTGGAGACCAACGGCGCCCTCACCGCCCACGAGTACGTCCCGTTGGAGGGTGCCGACCGGTGA
- a CDS encoding ABC transporter substrate-binding protein, translating into MSDDTKTDPDNKTAPDKTDPDPTSEKPETPGIPPRRRTPLIIAAVAIIAVIAVIAAVVLGGGADEETATESGDVTEVKIGEVAGAAAKPTTIEVPVVDEIREKVPQEILDRGTLEIGQGALPAGFPPLAFVGTDNKTLTGAEPDLSRLIAAVFGLKPELINATWQNLFVGLDAGTSDVAISNVTDTEERKQKYDFASYRQDNLGFATVGTSTWEFGGDYRTLDGLKVAVGSGTNQEKILLEWQAKLKAEGKKLDVKYFPDNPATWTALESGQIDAYFGPNPGIAYQIAGTGDTFRNAGTFSGAGESLQGLIAATTKKDSGLVEALADAINYLIENGQYATWLKTYGLSNEAVEKSEINPPGLPLENQ; encoded by the coding sequence ATGTCCGACGACACCAAGACCGATCCCGACAACAAGACCGCACCCGACAAGACCGACCCCGACCCCACCTCGGAGAAGCCCGAGACCCCCGGGATCCCGCCACGCCGCCGGACCCCGTTGATCATCGCGGCCGTCGCGATCATCGCCGTGATCGCCGTCATCGCCGCCGTCGTGCTCGGCGGCGGGGCCGACGAGGAGACCGCGACAGAGTCCGGAGACGTGACCGAGGTCAAGATCGGCGAGGTGGCCGGCGCGGCGGCGAAGCCGACCACCATCGAGGTGCCGGTCGTCGACGAGATCCGGGAGAAGGTGCCGCAGGAGATCCTCGACCGCGGCACCCTCGAGATCGGCCAGGGCGCACTGCCGGCCGGGTTCCCGCCGCTCGCCTTCGTCGGCACCGACAACAAGACGCTCACCGGAGCCGAGCCCGACCTCTCCCGCCTCATCGCGGCCGTCTTCGGCCTGAAGCCGGAGCTCATCAACGCGACCTGGCAGAACCTCTTCGTGGGCCTCGACGCCGGCACCAGCGACGTCGCGATCTCCAACGTGACCGACACCGAGGAGCGCAAGCAGAAGTACGACTTCGCGTCCTACCGCCAGGACAACCTGGGCTTCGCCACGGTCGGCACCTCGACGTGGGAGTTCGGCGGCGACTACCGCACGCTCGACGGCCTGAAGGTCGCCGTCGGCTCGGGCACGAACCAGGAGAAGATCCTGCTGGAGTGGCAGGCGAAGCTGAAGGCCGAGGGCAAGAAGCTGGACGTCAAGTACTTCCCCGACAACCCGGCCACCTGGACCGCCCTCGAGTCCGGTCAGATCGACGCGTACTTCGGACCCAACCCGGGCATCGCCTACCAGATCGCCGGGACCGGCGACACCTTCCGCAACGCTGGCACGTTCTCCGGTGCGGGCGAGTCGCTGCAGGGTCTGATCGCCGCGACCACCAAGAAGGACAGCGGGCTGGTCGAGGCGCTGGCCGACGCGATCAACTACTTGATCGAGAACGGTCAGTACGCCACCTGGCTGAAGACCTACGGCCTGTCGAACGAGGCCGTGGAGAAGTCCGAGATCAACCCGCCCGGCCTGCCGCTGGAGAACCAGTGA
- a CDS encoding amino acid ABC transporter ATP-binding protein, which yields MTATKETTEKTTEGVRVRNAHKSFGPHPVLKGIDLDLAPGTVTVVIGPSGSGKSTLLRTLNHLETLDLGYVSVAGELIGVREHNGRLHELSPRQVRRQRARIGFVAQSFNLFPHLTVAANVAEPLLAHKVAGWDAAYTKAYELLDRVGLKHRCTDYPRQLSGGQQQRVAIARALALEPELLLFDEPTSALDPELVGEVLAVIKELARSGRTLVVVSHEIGFARDVADHVVFIDGGVVVEQGPPAQVLDHPQHARTREFLGKVRQPTT from the coding sequence GTGACCGCCACCAAGGAGACCACCGAGAAGACCACCGAGGGCGTACGCGTCCGCAACGCGCACAAGTCCTTCGGCCCCCACCCCGTCCTGAAAGGCATCGACCTCGACCTGGCTCCGGGGACGGTGACGGTCGTCATCGGTCCGTCCGGATCGGGCAAGTCCACGCTGCTGCGTACGCTCAACCACCTCGAGACGCTCGACCTGGGCTACGTCTCGGTGGCCGGTGAGCTGATCGGCGTACGCGAGCACAACGGCCGCCTCCACGAGCTCAGCCCACGGCAGGTGCGTAGGCAGCGCGCCCGGATCGGGTTCGTCGCTCAGAGCTTCAACCTCTTCCCCCACCTCACCGTCGCCGCCAACGTCGCCGAACCGCTGCTCGCGCACAAGGTCGCCGGCTGGGATGCGGCCTACACGAAGGCGTACGAGCTGCTGGACCGGGTCGGGCTGAAGCACCGCTGCACCGACTATCCGCGCCAGCTCTCCGGAGGTCAGCAGCAGCGGGTGGCGATCGCCCGCGCCCTGGCCCTCGAGCCCGAGCTGCTGCTCTTCGACGAGCCCACCTCCGCCCTCGACCCCGAGCTGGTCGGCGAGGTGCTCGCCGTCATCAAGGAGCTCGCCCGGAGCGGAAGGACGCTGGTCGTCGTCTCCCACGAGATCGGCTTCGCACGTGACGTCGCCGACCACGTCGTGTTCATCGACGGCGGCGTCGTGGTCGAGCAGGGCCCGCCGGCCCAGGTGCTCGACCACCCCCAGCACGCTCGCACCCGCGAGTTTCTCGGCAAGGTCCGCCAACCCACCACCTAG
- a CDS encoding amino acid ABC transporter permease, whose product MTTTATPATAAADPPAPPEDPLATRRVAPRRRYGRWLVTAIVLALTVEAVRALAANPAYQWDRISYYFTLDVVLDALLVTLEVTAVSAVVGFVGGVVLALGRMSGNPLVNALSWFYIWFFRSLPLVVLLIIIFNASLFFPQIGINVPFGPSLVSYDVEGLLVPFVAAVVGLSLNEAAFAAEIIRGGLLSVDHGQIEAANALGLSPWRRLRQVVLPQALRSIVPGYVNQLIGLVKASSLVYYVSLVDLFGIVYQLESTHVSDKVAVLLVGTAWYLLIAALLSVLQHYVERHYSRGWEVRS is encoded by the coding sequence ATGACCACCACCGCCACTCCGGCCACGGCCGCGGCCGATCCGCCGGCGCCACCAGAAGATCCGTTGGCCACGAGAAGGGTCGCGCCACGCCGCCGCTACGGCCGCTGGCTCGTCACCGCGATCGTCCTCGCCCTCACCGTCGAGGCGGTGCGCGCGCTCGCGGCCAACCCGGCCTACCAGTGGGACCGGATCTCCTACTACTTCACCCTCGACGTGGTCCTCGACGCGCTGCTGGTCACCCTCGAGGTGACCGCGGTCAGCGCGGTCGTGGGCTTCGTCGGCGGCGTGGTCCTGGCCCTCGGCCGGATGTCGGGCAACCCGCTGGTCAACGCCCTGAGCTGGTTCTACATATGGTTCTTCCGGTCACTGCCCCTGGTCGTACTGCTCATCATCATCTTCAACGCCTCCCTCTTCTTCCCGCAGATCGGGATCAACGTCCCGTTCGGGCCGAGCCTGGTCTCCTATGACGTCGAGGGTCTGCTGGTGCCGTTCGTGGCGGCGGTCGTCGGGCTCAGCCTCAACGAGGCCGCCTTCGCCGCCGAGATCATCCGCGGCGGTCTGCTCTCCGTCGACCACGGTCAGATCGAGGCGGCCAACGCGCTCGGCCTCTCCCCGTGGCGACGCCTGCGCCAGGTGGTCCTCCCCCAAGCCCTGCGCAGCATCGTCCCCGGCTACGTCAACCAGCTGATCGGCCTCGTCAAGGCCTCCTCGCTGGTCTACTACGTCTCCCTCGTCGACCTCTTCGGCATCGTCTACCAGCTCGAGAGCACCCACGTCAGCGACAAGGTGGCCGTCCTGCTGGTCGGCACCGCCTGGTACCTCCTCATCGCCGCCCTCCTCTCCGTCCTCCAGCACTACGTCGAGCGCCACTACTCCCGCGGCTGGGAGGTCCGCTCGTGA
- a CDS encoding GNAT family N-acetyltransferase — protein MPRVTTDARPIAETGSGHVLDNIVWESLVGPNRHLGEVSGLAARYDPQVAAFAGIAEDSPQAWADLAGLLGPAGTCFFTSPRPVRPPVGWEILGGGEGVQMVDAGVVAVPDADVAVLGPDDIPEILDLIARTQPGPFEPRTIEMGTYLGIRAGDRLVAMAGERNHPLGWTEISAVCTDADFRGQGLAGRLVRAVTYGIDQRGERALLHASGTNENAIRLYRSLGFALRRTTNFAHLRAPG, from the coding sequence ATGCCGCGCGTGACCACTGACGCGCGACCGATTGCTGAGACAGGCTCCGGCCATGTGCTGGACAACATCGTCTGGGAGTCCCTCGTCGGGCCCAACCGGCATCTCGGGGAGGTCTCCGGACTGGCGGCGCGCTACGACCCGCAGGTCGCCGCGTTCGCCGGCATCGCCGAGGACTCGCCGCAGGCCTGGGCCGACCTCGCCGGGCTCCTCGGGCCGGCCGGGACCTGCTTCTTCACCTCGCCGCGGCCGGTGCGCCCGCCCGTCGGGTGGGAGATCCTCGGCGGTGGCGAAGGTGTGCAGATGGTCGATGCCGGAGTCGTCGCCGTGCCCGATGCCGACGTCGCCGTCCTGGGCCCCGACGACATCCCGGAGATCCTCGACCTGATCGCGCGCACCCAGCCCGGTCCGTTCGAGCCGCGCACGATCGAGATGGGCACCTATCTCGGCATCCGCGCCGGTGATCGCCTCGTCGCGATGGCCGGAGAGCGCAACCACCCCCTCGGCTGGACCGAGATCAGCGCGGTCTGCACCGACGCCGACTTCCGTGGGCAGGGGCTCGCCGGAAGGCTCGTGCGGGCGGTGACGTACGGCATCGACCAGCGCGGCGAGCGCGCCCTCCTGCACGCCAGCGGCACCAACGAGAACGCCATCCGGCTCTACCGCTCCCTCGGCTTCGCCCTCCGGCGCACCACCAACTTCGCCCACCTTCGTGCGCCGGGGTAG
- a CDS encoding HNH endonuclease, translating into MSRCLGCGRELTQRHQKIYCSNACQMQVKQKRMVEEWLATGIGKAQSKRRHYIRDYVLQQQEGLCAICAIPAEWNGLELAFVLDHIDGDASNNRRENLRLLCPNCDSQLPTYKAKNRGSGRAWRRQRYADGKSY; encoded by the coding sequence ATGAGCCGATGCTTGGGGTGCGGTCGGGAGCTGACCCAGCGCCACCAGAAGATCTACTGCAGCAATGCCTGCCAGATGCAGGTCAAGCAGAAGCGCATGGTCGAGGAGTGGCTGGCGACAGGTATCGGCAAGGCCCAGAGCAAGCGTCGTCACTACATTCGCGACTATGTGCTCCAGCAGCAGGAAGGCCTTTGCGCGATCTGCGCCATCCCCGCCGAGTGGAACGGTCTGGAGCTCGCCTTCGTGCTCGACCACATCGACGGCGATGCGTCGAACAACCGGCGGGAGAACCTCCGGCTCCTCTGCCCGAACTGCGACAGCCAGCTCCCGACGTACAAGGCCAAGAACCGCGGCAGCGGTAGAGCCTGGCGTCGGCAGCGATATGCCGACGGCAAGTCCTACTGA
- the pdxY gene encoding pyridoxal kinase PdxY: MQILSIQSHVAFGYVGNSAAVFPIQRLGHEVWPVLTVNFSNHTGYGEWRGPVVAADQVAEVIEGISERDGLSTVSAVLSGYQGDPAVGAIVLDSVRRVKALNPRALYCCDPVMGDVGRGMFVREGIPEFMRDEVVPAADVITPNHFELNFLAGLETTDTLQEVLAAVDIVRESGPSNVLVTSVITKDPTHLDLVAVSDEGAWSVTTPLLPISPNGGGDVTAAVYLSHLLSTGSTPAALGRTANTLFAILDRTLKSGRRELELVASQDDIANPPTTYEVTQLR, from the coding sequence ATGCAGATCCTCTCCATCCAGTCGCACGTGGCCTTCGGCTACGTCGGCAACTCGGCGGCCGTCTTCCCGATCCAGCGCCTCGGTCACGAGGTCTGGCCGGTGCTCACGGTCAACTTCTCCAACCACACCGGCTACGGCGAGTGGCGCGGGCCGGTCGTCGCCGCCGACCAGGTGGCCGAGGTCATCGAGGGGATCTCCGAGCGCGACGGTCTCTCCACCGTCTCCGCCGTGCTGTCCGGCTACCAGGGCGACCCGGCCGTCGGCGCGATCGTCCTGGACTCCGTACGCCGGGTGAAGGCGCTCAACCCGCGGGCCCTCTACTGCTGCGACCCGGTGATGGGCGACGTCGGGCGCGGGATGTTCGTCCGTGAGGGCATCCCGGAGTTCATGCGCGACGAGGTCGTGCCCGCCGCCGACGTCATCACACCCAACCACTTCGAGCTGAACTTCCTGGCCGGCCTGGAGACGACCGACACGCTCCAGGAGGTGCTCGCCGCCGTCGACATCGTCCGCGAGTCCGGCCCGTCGAACGTGCTGGTGACCTCGGTGATCACCAAGGACCCGACCCACCTCGACCTGGTCGCGGTCTCCGACGAGGGCGCCTGGTCGGTCACCACTCCCCTGCTCCCGATCTCCCCCAACGGTGGTGGCGACGTCACCGCGGCGGTCTACCTCTCCCACCTGCTCTCGACCGGCTCCACCCCGGCCGCCCTCGGCCGCACCGCGAACACCCTCTTCGCCATCCTCGACCGGACGCTGAAGTCGGGCCGCCGCGAGCTCGAGCTCGTCGCCTCCCAGGACGACATCGCCAACCCGCCGACGACGTACGAGGTCACTCAGCTCCGCTGA